TTAAAAAATCCTGAGAAAATAAAACCTTTGAAGGACGTAACAGAAGCATTGTTTTCAGTAATGACAAGCGTTACAATTACAATAATAAAAATAATTCCGTATGGAGTTGCGGCATTGATGTTTGATTTGACGGCTTCTTATGGGCTTGAAGTATTTAAAAACCTTGTTACATATCTGATTGTAATGTTTATTTCATTAGGACTGGTTGTAATAATGCAATCTTTAAATCTTGCAATACACGGTGTAAATCCACTAAGATATTACAAGAAAGTAACAGCACCGTTAGTTCTATCATTTACAACAACTTCAAGCATGGGAACTTTACCTGTAACAATTGAAACATTGGAAAAAGAAATAGGAGTAAGTTCACCAACAGCAAACTTTACGGCGACACTAGGGACAACAATAGGAATGAATGGTTGTGCAGGAGTATTTCCAGCAGTAATAGCAATAATGATTGCCAATATGAACGGCATTGCAATTACTCCAGTATTTCTAATAAGCCTTATAACAGTAATCGCATTAGGGTCGTTCGGTATGGCAGGAGTACCAGGAACAGCCTACATTGCAGCGACAGTCGTACTAGGTGGAATGGGATTGCCTTTTGCTCCAGTAGCTTTAGTACTGCCAATCGACTCAATAATAGATATGGGACGTACAGCAATAAATGTAAACGGTGCAATGGTAGTTTCAACTGTTGTAGACAAAGAAATGGGAACTTTTAATGAAGGAGTTTTTAAAGGGGAAAGAGTAAGCGAAGCATAATAAATTTTTTTAAATTTTAAAGCAGTAAATTTATAATTGCTTCTAAAATTTTTACCTTGTCTATGTTATTAATGAATCTGTAATTAGATAAGTAATTTAATAGATTAACAAGGATTGATTCCTGCGTGA
The nucleotide sequence above comes from Leptotrichia hongkongensis. Encoded proteins:
- a CDS encoding cation:dicarboxylate symporter family transporter produces the protein MTAIVFSSIWIVILILLFFLLIHINVNLKKKFKFSTRMIISTVLGFVAGIVFQSTLGLVGAAEHEVVIKNVTNAASLVGRGFTSLLKMIVIPLVGLSVYNSIINSKNNENLRKLTIKSVVYYTATVAISAIIGIVVAMTFKLGVGMKLPEGMEAWTGKGEYKGLVDVVVSFIPSNIFKAMTETSVIGVVIFTAFLGFATNRVGLKNPEKIKPLKDVTEALFSVMTSVTITIIKIIPYGVAALMFDLTASYGLEVFKNLVTYLIVMFISLGLVVIMQSLNLAIHGVNPLRYYKKVTAPLVLSFTTTSSMGTLPVTIETLEKEIGVSSPTANFTATLGTTIGMNGCAGVFPAVIAIMIANMNGIAITPVFLISLITVIALGSFGMAGVPGTAYIAATVVLGGMGLPFAPVALVLPIDSIIDMGRTAINVNGAMVVSTVVDKEMGTFNEGVFKGERVSEA